The stretch of DNA atcaattttaaaagatagtaaagatttaaaaagataagaattgaaaatttaaagtttttaaaagaGGATAGGATACCAAGGATTCAAAGTAAAAAGTTATGATatagatttgaaaaatatttggaaagataagatttgaaatttgaattttgaaaaagatttgattttgaaatttgaaaattgaattttaaattttgaaattgaattttaaaatttgaatttaaaataagataagataggattttttgaattttaaaaaaagataagataagataaagatttgaaaaagatttgaaattcaaaatttaaactttactaaccaaaaaacacaaaacttaaaatttttaaattaagataagaaaagatggtaaagatttcgaaaatttaaataaagataaaggagattttttttggatttttgaatttttaagaaaaataaaaacaactaAGAGACACCAAACCTAAAAATTTAGGATGAAATGacactaatttttgaaaattaaaagaaaaacaactaaaagacaccaaacttaaaatttttaaaatcaaacaagaaaaattaccAAGAACAATTCGAATATCAACATGACACACAGGGATGGAGTTTAGTTCAGACAAGGGGGTCATGCCCcccaaactttttataaaaaaattagtagtactttttcaaaagataaaaaataattcaattggtttaaatattttattatgactTAAAGTACCCAATAAGTTCAATAAGCAACACTCCTTCTATCTttaagttcaaatataaaaaattagatatttttatttatttaatttaatattattttatattttattatttatttaatttaattttttatatgataaaaataatagaatattcaataagtattaatattattagtatttGTCATTCTAACTTCTTTACATATTTACAagatatattcaaatttttatataaaataataatgaaaaatcaaagaattgatacattttttaagaagaagactaatatttaaaaaggagaacatataacttttacaatatcaacacctgtagatagttcttctactttaatgaatcacgaAAAAAGTAAGATACAGctttcaaaagttcaaaagttacatctgatgagtttgaccttaatttttTGGAACGAAATCCTGGAAAACAACTTTAAATTTGACAATATCACCCAAATCAGAGAGATAAGGTTAGACAAATTTATCTTAAATGATCCATATCAAAAGTATCTTGACAATTATCATCTATCTGGccccaaaattttatttcaaattcttccaatgatgatatatatatatatatattacttggTCTCGACGTATCAAAGTCCATTATAAACTGTTATCTAATAttccattatttttttcattcgtTGCCACTTCCATCATTTTCAACAACTATTCTTGCTCTATACCAGCTATTCCCATGTATTGCATTCTTTAATTATTATGTCATAAAGTTTTTATAATATAGATATTTTATTCATTATCAATTATTATGTCATAAAGTTTttataatattagaaaaattttatattaaaatgttatttttaattaaatatataaaatataaaaaaattaattttattacaaaattactattattattcttatgAATGTAttgtcaatttaaaaaaaaattatttgttaattatttattatgaaattcATAATCTTGTTTGTTATTAGGCGTTTTATATAGTAGTGTGCAATAAtatatctttaaatttattcattacgaaaatattttgaataaatattatatattataggatgaagataaaatatttaaaaaaaattcttattactattttatccattaaatttattttataaaatgaattttttgaagacaaatgatttttttagaagttgaacaataaattataatattgacTTTATATATTGTTTGAAGATGATTTATATAAGAAACATATTGAGACATTGAACAGTTATACTCCATCTATAGTtatagaagaaaaaatacaaattttgaatataaaaatgGAATAAGATAAAGAGTACagtatcttttgaattttcttttaaaaattaaaattaatactcAACAAATAAAAGTTGTATTATCAACTAAGACAAAGTATCAACTACTTATATTATCATGACATCTGCTAATAGAGTTGGCATAAGAATTGTGTTTGGCaatgaaaaatatgaaattggCCTAAAAGTTGTATTAGCCTTTTAGTtagataattttgtttttattctttcgTAACAATgtgattattaatttattaaattctcaaatttttcaataaatgcATGTCAGAACCAAAAATAACAAGTTGCAATAaagaataacaacaataataattatttaattctcTCAAAATTGCATTGCAGCActacttatttaattttatgggGTAATggctttttttaataaaagataaaaatatattattattattttgttcatAAATTTAATTCGTAAAATGAATTATTTAAAGAGAAATTATGTTTACAAAAGTTAAACACTAAACTCCGATAATAACTTTATATATTGGTGTAGATAGATAAGTATAAATTATTTctgataaaaaaatgagaatatttCCTGAGGTTAGTGCTTTACTTTTTATATGGAatttagttttcatcatgtgAATTTTCACAACCACCATATCCATCTATCCCCActtcccctctctctctttctgttgagttcttcttcctcctcctccctgATCCATGACAGAGCTCAACCATCTAAGCACAGACCTCATAGAACTAATCCTCTCTTTCCTCCCAATCCCAACCTTAATCCGTTCTTCCACAGTCTGCAAGCAATGGCACTCCATAATCTCCTCTGTCTCCTTCTCCAacaaccacaacaacaacaagaagccaTGGTTCTTCCTCCATGGAATCCATAACATCTCCTCAAAGAACAACCAGTCCTTCGCCTTTGACCCAACCTCCAATTCTTGGTTCCTCCTCCCAACCTTCCCAACCACATCAACAACAACCAACAACCACCAAAACCAACCTAAGGTTTCTTCTTCATATCCATCCCCGAATTCTGTTACACCCGCATCCTCCGTCCCACCCGCTGGCATGCCACGTCACCACTCTACTTTTCAAGAATCAACCCTCTCTTGGGCGTTTTCAATGACCATGGCCCGCACCCTAAGTTCATTGTCGTTGGCGGAGTCAAGTTCTTCGAAAACCTTGTTGACATTGAAGACCGTTTGGACGTTGAGATTTACGACCCGGTTCAGGGGACATGGGAGCTTAGTCCTCCTTTACCTGCAGATTTCAGATCTGgaaactcttcttcttcattgtcCTCCGCCATGTTCAAAGGGAGATTCTATGTCTATGGGATATATTCttgttttgttgcttccttCGATCTCAAGCAACGGATTTGGAGTGATGTTCAGACGCTTAGGCCTCACCTGGGCGTCGCTTTCTGCTTCTTGATTCCATGTAGCAAACATCTCCTTCTTGCTggcgtttgcaattccccgcaAGGAGGGTGTTCCTTTAACCTCTGGAAGGTCGACGAGGGAACCATGGAGGTCTCTGAGATTGGGGCAATGCCGCGTGAACTGCTCTATGCCTTGTTTGATGGCGACGAGGACGACGAGTTCGCGAGCCTCAAGTGTGTAGGGTTGGATGATCTTGTATATGTTTTCAATGAGGATTATCACAGTGTTTATCCTTCTTGTGTTTGTGAGATTGACGCTGATTCTGGGAGATGTAGCTGGAGGAGGGTGCCTCAATTGCCATCTCCGGTGAACAAGTTTCACAAagttattagtttttgttctaCTCTTTCTCTGCATAGTATTcttggtgatgaagatgaaCATCTTCAAATTCAATAGGTGATACTCTGTTTGGCACTATCATAATTTGGGGCAATTTCTTGTTTAATGTTTAGCCTTTTGTTGTTGTGTTCTGTTTTAATAGTAAGGAATTGGCATAGTACACTTGTTAAGGAGACAAGAAACGaaaacttttcaaatttttcatgtttctttGGTTGTCTGCTTAAGAAGTATTCTTTGCAAGTTCTTACATAAGTCTAAGACGTGAATTTGTTCTGTAAAATAATCTGTTTTCTCGATCACCATTTTTTTAGTGCTGCTTCTGTTTTACAATTATTTGTGATTATGAATAAACACAGTCACAACTATTTGCCTGAAATTTGGTTTCTTTGAGAATTCAACTTGCTCAAGATTCTTGGAAAAGTTGCATTAACTAAAGGGGAATGCTTAACCACATAACAAGACTAAAATGACACTCTtgtagggtttttttttttttttatataaaaattacacTTTTCGACCATCACTACTGCTGCCGATGTTTGCTTTAAGAATAGAAAATTGTCATCTTTCTAGAGAGCCTTTTTATTCTACTCAGCTGCTATTTCGATGAATTCAAGtttcataaaattatatttattcccTCAAATTTAATCTTCCTCGTCTCCTCCATCCTATTCCTTCTCCTCATTCTTCTTTATCTCCTTTGACTCCTCATTGTGTTTGCAGGTATGTCTGTGTTTCATCTCCCGCTTTactgtttatatttatattttaaaattgattaatcataaattttttaattgaattaagtTGAGATTAgattgtaaatttattattgaaattTCACTCTGCAAGTATAAGTTATTGGTTGGATATTGTATTTAGGAATATTAGTTGCAGGTACATGGGCCTCCTATGAGGTGCCgtattagtagagaattgaattaaaatcttatttaagttttaaatataaGAACTTTAGAATGTTTTATGCAAATAGTTGGTTGCCAATGTAATGTTAGAGGGTATATGATTCCCAAGAGATGGCACACAACCTGTTTGCCATTGTGCCAATAAAGATTGAATTGCAATTTTACTTCCTTTGTCAATTTAAGCACTTTAGAATgtgttttgaaaacaaaacaaaagaattgTACTATTCATGGTGTCCATGGGATGGCACACATACATCGGTGTACGATAGAACCCATTTTCTCTTTCGAAAGATTTATTAAAATGAACCTGCATGGTTTTTATAGAAATGAGTGCTTCTATGAATCTTTTcttcatttgaattaatgtgcaAAAATATGCTTTTGAGATTTAAAGTTGCTAAAAGAAATTGTCACCTTTATTCTGCTCAATAGCTTGATGTGTTTTCTTTAAGTGTTTCAAAActaatttgtataaaaaaaaatgagtggTCCAAAGTAGTGAAAAAAGCTTGATGCAAGGAAGGGGATTCATAGCATAACACCAAGTTACACAACTAGGGATTTTTTGCATTCAATGCACATTCTACGTGACTGACATTTATGCGAGCACACTCTGTGTGCACGATAGGCCCGCATCCGCATCACATTTTGCGTATGCAATAGTGAATTCATGCACCACACTTACTAAATAAATGTAAGGACGTATCTAGGCCTTAAAAGGGCCCCTAATTGGATGCACCTGACGAAGAAAACAATGGAAGGGGAATAAAGGAGGATATCATTTAATGTAGTTGAAATAACTGAATTTTGGGTTGTTCGATCAAGTAAGGGAAACTCAATGGAATTCATAACTGtctaaatgttttttttttattatctaaatATTCAAGAATTAAGACCATTCTAATGCCCCTTTTCGCCATGCATAAACTGAACCAACAATTAGGATAAGCACGAAAATTAAAGCTTCTATAAATACGGATATCCCCAATATATCAAAACCTATTGCCCAGGGATAAAGAAAAACCGTCTCAACatcaaaaacaacaaaaactaGAGCAAACATATAATAACGGATTCGAAATTGTAACCAAGCATCACCCATTGGTTCTATTCCCGATTCATAACTAGAAAGTTTTTCGGGCCCTTTGCTAATCGGGGCTAAAATTCCAGAAATTAGAAATGCCAAAATAGGAATAAGACTGGATATTATTAGAAATGCCCAAAAAATATCATAGTCGTAAAGCAAAAACATAAATGTACTCCTATGAATGTGGAAAATCTAACAGAAACAAATTAGTAGTTGTTATTAGTCGATTGGAATATATGTTATTAGTCGATTGGAATATCGAATTTCTAGAATTCGATTATTTAATCTATTTAGAATTCTatctaattttgaaatttttcattattctatCTAATATTAACATAACCTATTCTATGAGAGATtcttttatatttcaaaatccaaggtataatattattatgtataGTATTCTAAATCTAGAATACTAATAAATGCGATATATTAGATACTCAATTTGTGAGTATATTTaacaagaaatatatatattattatcttaGGGTAGGGCTATACGGACTCGAACCGTAGACCTTCTCGGTAAAACAAATCAAACTGTTTATTAGAAAAATGATTTGAATTGTTTAAAAAACTCAACATGCATCTTTTTTGCATTGGGCTTTTTCATTAACTGATATTTCGATCAGTTAGTCTACCATCTTTTTTCTTGACAGAAAGAATAAGAAGATGATTCCCTGTGCTctgatttttgatttttattacaATCAAAGAGCACTACCAAAGTGTTTCAAAGAAAGGGGGTTATCCTGACGTAGCTCAGTGGGATTAAGTTCAACAATGGGTTTTAGTCAATGGTTTGAAAACTTCCCTTGTGAGGAAGAGAAGGCTAtctattagtttttgttttagtATTAGTTTAGTATTAGATTAGTATTAGTTAGTGATTTCGGCTCAGTGAGTTCTTTCTTTCGTGATGAACTGTTGGCACCAGTCCTACATTTTGTCTCTGTTCTGTGGACCGAGGAGAAAGGGAGCTCAGCGGCAAGAGGATTGTAACATGAGAGAAGCAAGGAGGTCAACCTCTTTCAAATATACAACATGGGCCGTGGATATCTTTGCTTCGGAACAAAACAATTAGAATTAGGCTCGGTCAACTGGAATGTGTATTATCAATATAGGGTATCTTTCAATTGAGAAGAGCTATCGACCTGagacaaagagaaagaaaggtCTATCTATTTGATTTAGTTATTCAGTTAAACCAATAATTCGTTATTTGTTAAGTCTTAAGTTGCAGGGAAATATCCAAATACatgtcttattttttttaataatccaTATTTGTAGCAATGAAATNNNNNNNNNNNNNNNNNNNNNNNNNNNNNNNNNNNNNNNNNNNNNNNNNNNNNNNNNNNNNNNNNNNNNNNNNNNNNNNNNNNNNNNNNNNNNNNNNNNNCCACCAAAGCCCAATACTGCAGAGGAAATTAAGTGAAGTACTCCGGACACAAAGTATGGAAAGGTGTCTATAACCTCCCCCCcacgttttttttattttcaattcggGAATTAGTTCTTGAATTTAGAAACAATAAAGAAATAGACTAAAAATCGAAAGAATCCACCCTTGGCAAAGAGAAATTTTACCATTCGACTATATCCGCATTTTTGAATCGTATTTGATACGTAATATATCAATCTTATTTGTGCAGAGCTAGGTTTGATACTCCGTTAGGCGTAATTTGAAAGAAAGTCGAAAAATGgaaaatatatgaaatatatatatgagatCTCCCTATTCTATTAATAAGGATTTATCTATTAATAGAAGATTAATTTAGTAATAGTTCTTTCTATTAATACTTCTATATTAATACTTATAATATAAAAGGATTAATCGTAGAAATTAGTCgtataaatagaataaataaatagaatagtaTTGaatagtattcaatttgagaaGAGAATCTTTATAGAGGATTTCGAATAGATTCGAAATTTAATAGATTAATAAAATCTATAAATCTGAATATATTACTCCTATTGAATattcaaattcatttttctattactatttttttccaTAAAGTAGAGATCCAGAAACAGGCTCACGAATACCATCAATATCTACTGGAGGGGCAGCAATGAAAGCGATAATAAATACAGAAGTTGCGGTCAATAAAGTAGGGATCATCAAAACACCAAACCATCCAATGTAAAGACGGTTTTCAGTGCTGGTTATCCAGTTACAGAAGCGACCCCATAGGCTTTCGCTCTCGCGTCTCTCTAAAATTGCAGTCATGGTAAAATCttggtttttttaattatcaggGACTCCCAAGCACACGAATTCTCTCTAACTAGATAATTGAGGGCTTGTTATTCAACAGTATAACACGAGGCATATATTGGTGTCAACCAAGAAGATATATTGATATATATCTGTTGAAAATGCTTTTATTCATCTAGATTGATCTAAATTGGCTTTTTTTACCCCactctaataaaataaacaaagaatGAAAATGATTATGAATTCACTATGGTATATACATATACCgttatataaatataacttcGACGTATTTTCttatagattttataattaaaattaatatggaTATCAttatatctatattaattaatatatatatattccataTATTATATGGGTTGCCCGGGACTCGAACCCGGAACTAGTCGGATGGAGTAGAAATTGGATTTGTTAAtgaattgaaaaaggaaaacaataaaaaatctcTCCCCAAGCCGTGCTTGCATTTTTCATTGCACACGGCTTTCCCTATGTATACATCTAAACCTGAGTTACTTATCCAGAACAATACTCTCCAAAAGTCAAATACTCAGTGTTGATGAATCTCAAATCCCCCTCTTACTACATTACATAAACATTTCAGAATCCTATAGAGAATACTATTCGAAATCAAAAAGAAATGCATTTTTTATCCAAATTTTAGGCAAGGATGATTTTGGTTTATCAATTTATATTGATTGGATCGTTACTGAAAAGAATATCCAAATACCAAATCCGACTTCTATATAACCTTCGCAAAGTAGACGAAGATCTTGGAAAGATCAAAGAAAGAATCTCTTCTTCCTCTGTAAAgaattcttttaataattctTCTGAatctaatcttttcaaaaaagcGCGTAAAGTCCTCTTGTGTTTACGAGCCAAAGTTTTAATACAAGAAAGccgaattatatattttattcgaTACAAACTTTTTTTTGAGGATCCATTATAATAATGAGAAAGATTTCTGCATATCCGCAAATACCGGTCAATTATATCAAAATCAGATGAGTCGGCCCAAACGGGCTTACTAATGGGATGTCCtaatatattacaaaatttcgCTTTAGCTAAAGATCTAATTAAGGGAATAATTGGGACTATTGTATCAAGTTTTTTCATAACAATTTCTAttagaaatgaattttctagCATTTGACTCCGTACCGCTAAACTTTTAGAatggttcaaaaattttattttaagggAAGATAAGAACAAAAGTTGTATGGATTTACAAAAACTATGGgaatagaaaaatagagaaatatcGAAGTAGTTCCAACAGTTCaataaatattctttctttattttttttcttcatttttttcctcAATTATTTCGACTgaataaatcttttttattaattgaaaaattcaaGTCAAAATTGGTTGCTTGTATCATTAACCATTTCCCCTTTTTTGGATGAGAGGAACTTATCATGTATCCACTAATTGCTGCTGCTTCCGTTGTTGCTGCTGGGTTGGCTGTAGGGCTTGCTTCTATTGGACCTGGGGTTGGCCAAGGCACTACTGCAGGGCAAGCAGTAGAAGGGAAACATGTGAAGTGTATGGCTAACCCAATAATGAAAGTTTCGTAAGGGAACTGGAGCAGGCTACCATGAGACAAAAGATCTTCTTTCTAAAGAGATTCGATTAGGGTCTTTCTGTCCAGGTGGAGGTAGTCCGCATCTTCACAGACATGTCTATTTCACCGAGCCTCTTTCCGAGACAGTGCCCAGATCGTTACGCCTTTCGTGCGGGTCGGAACTTACCCGACAAGGAATTTCGCTACCTTAGGACCGTTATAGTTACGGCCGCTGTTCACCGGGGCTTCGGTCGCCGGCTCCCCTGTCATCAGGTCACCAACTTCCTTGACCTTC from Arachis duranensis cultivar V14167 chromosome 4, aradu.V14167.gnm2.J7QH, whole genome shotgun sequence encodes:
- the LOC107484339 gene encoding F-box/kelch-repeat protein At3g24760-like, translated to MESITSPQRTTSPSPLTQPPILGSSSQPSHENLVDIEDRLDVEIYDPVQGTWELSPPLPADFRSGNSSSSLSSAMFKGRFYVYGIYSCFVASFDLKQRIWSDVQTLRPHLGVAFCFLIPCSKHLLLAGVCNSPQGGCSFNLWKVDEGTMEVSEIGAMPRELLYALFDGDEDDEFASLKCVGLDDLVYVFNEDYHSVYPSCVCEIDADSGRCSWRRVPQLPSPVNKFHKVISFCSTLSLHSILGDEDEHLQIQ